One Thermicanus aegyptius DSM 12793 DNA segment encodes these proteins:
- a CDS encoding MGDG synthase family glycosyltransferase: MAKVLYLPLLTIPSGHERVADVMERWITAALPGVQGKKVELLSHTHPKIGEWVTSAYLRWISLSPKTYGWLYRRMAERPKRMKSFLPYERLFREKLYEIFLQEKPDLVIATHAFPSLLLSHLKRNGRISVPAVNVYTDYYVNHVWGREGIDLHFLPTEEERKKLIREGIDPGKLFVTGIPVDPIFLRPSERRIGGKKCPVILLAGGSVGLGINELPGGKGEELGAEIHVLCGQNEQVWRELSRLGHPQIIPHRYIDSREEMNALYDRADAIITKPGGATVSEALQKGLPLFLHTSLPAQEERNFQILVRKGLAIPLMKNKPFLPQILAFLKDERRLTAWERSRNRYVHSLEWEKGRAFLLQWIQEV; encoded by the coding sequence ATGGCGAAGGTTTTATATCTCCCTCTACTCACCATCCCGTCCGGCCATGAGAGGGTAGCAGATGTAATGGAACGGTGGATCACCGCCGCCCTGCCGGGGGTTCAGGGGAAGAAAGTTGAACTGTTAAGCCACACGCATCCGAAGATCGGAGAATGGGTAACTTCCGCCTACTTGCGCTGGATCTCCCTCTCTCCCAAAACGTATGGTTGGCTCTACCGGCGGATGGCGGAGCGCCCTAAAAGGATGAAAAGCTTTTTGCCCTACGAACGGCTTTTTCGGGAGAAATTGTACGAGATCTTTCTTCAAGAAAAGCCGGATCTGGTGATCGCCACCCATGCTTTTCCATCGTTGCTCCTGAGCCACCTGAAAAGAAACGGAAGAATATCGGTTCCGGCGGTTAACGTGTACACCGATTATTATGTCAATCATGTTTGGGGGAGGGAGGGGATCGATCTTCATTTTCTTCCAACGGAAGAAGAGAGGAAGAAATTGATCCGGGAAGGGATCGATCCGGGAAAACTGTTCGTGACCGGGATTCCTGTCGATCCCATCTTCCTGCGCCCCTCTGAGAGGAGAATAGGAGGGAAGAAATGTCCGGTTATTCTTCTCGCAGGGGGAAGTGTGGGGTTGGGAATCAATGAATTGCCGGGAGGGAAGGGAGAGGAGCTGGGGGCCGAAATTCATGTGCTGTGCGGACAGAATGAGCAGGTATGGAGAGAATTATCCCGCCTTGGCCATCCGCAAATCATTCCCCATCGGTATATCGATTCCCGGGAGGAGATGAATGCCCTTTATGACCGGGCGGACGCAATCATCACGAAACCGGGAGGAGCGACGGTGAGTGAAGCCCTCCAAAAAGGGCTTCCCCTCTTCCTACATACGTCCCTTCCGGCCCAGGAGGAGAGGAACTTTCAGATCTTGGTACGTAAAGGGCTAGCCATTCCCTTGATGAAGAACAAGCCGTTTCTCCCGCAAATCTTGGCATTTTTAAAGGACGAAAGGCGTCTTACGGCCTGGGAGAGGTCGAGGAATCGTTATGTTCATTCCCTGGAATGGGAAAAAGGCCGCGCTTTTCTACTTCAATGGATCCAGGAGGTGTGA
- a CDS encoding YugN family protein, with the protein MIEVHSPLIGKVFDFESFQDALEELGFSKNETYTYTYAAFDLPLFKSKIEEDYYLRIFVDAVEGMIEKPDCKVQVNEIQIFKAKYHRGIFHEDEVPKPYVKKAEEILQKVHERLNVPAELTMTEK; encoded by the coding sequence ATGATCGAGGTACATAGCCCCCTCATCGGGAAGGTTTTCGACTTTGAATCCTTTCAGGATGCCTTGGAGGAATTGGGTTTCTCTAAAAACGAAACGTACACCTATACCTATGCCGCCTTTGACCTTCCCCTGTTTAAGAGCAAGATCGAGGAAGATTATTATCTTCGCATCTTCGTCGATGCTGTGGAAGGGATGATTGAGAAACCGGACTGTAAGGTGCAGGTGAATGAGATACAGATCTTTAAAGCGAAATATCATAGGGGGATCTTCCATGAGGATGAGGTGCCTAAACCTTATGTGAAGAAAGCGGAAGAGATTCTGCAAAAAGTGCATGAGCGCTTGAATGTCCCGGCTGAGCTGACCATGACTGAAAAATAA
- a CDS encoding IclR family transcriptional regulator yields the protein MEDEKNSVRSVERALDILLGFANEPEMGLTDIAKKVNLHKSTVFRLLGTLELKGFIIRDPKTDKYRLGYRILELASNLHRPDDPFAILLPEMEQLRDTLGETVSLYIREGLERIRILAVQSNQTIRRYAPIGQRMPLTVGASSKVLVAFADPSLFQMMKDEMIWPKNIDPAKYLSQIEEIRRLGYATSMEEREPGVSAVSAPILKRNGEIFAALAVSGPVQRLMPARMKEIAPIVVEAANRMSRMIS from the coding sequence ATGGAAGATGAGAAAAACTCCGTCCGCTCCGTGGAGCGAGCCCTAGATATTCTCCTCGGTTTTGCGAACGAACCTGAGATGGGGCTTACAGATATTGCGAAAAAGGTAAATCTCCATAAAAGCACGGTGTTTCGACTTTTGGGAACCTTGGAATTGAAAGGCTTCATTATTCGGGATCCCAAGACAGATAAATATCGGCTTGGGTATCGTATCTTGGAACTCGCTTCTAATCTCCATCGCCCGGACGATCCTTTTGCCATTCTCCTGCCGGAAATGGAGCAACTCAGGGATACTTTGGGAGAAACGGTTAGTCTATACATTCGGGAGGGCCTGGAGCGTATACGCATCCTGGCTGTGCAAAGCAATCAAACCATCCGCCGTTATGCCCCGATTGGGCAAAGAATGCCCCTTACGGTTGGGGCGTCCAGCAAAGTGCTGGTTGCCTTCGCCGACCCTTCCCTGTTCCAGATGATGAAGGACGAAATGATCTGGCCCAAAAACATCGATCCTGCCAAATATTTGTCCCAAATTGAAGAGATTCGCCGCCTGGGCTATGCCACCAGCATGGAGGAACGCGAACCGGGGGTTTCCGCGGTCAGTGCGCCCATCCTGAAACGAAACGGGGAAATCTTCGCCGCCTTAGCCGTATCAGGCCCGGTTCAACGTCTCATGCCTGCCCGAATGAAGGAGATTGCGCCCATCGTGGTTGAAGCGGCCAACCGCATGAGCAGGATGATTAGCTAA
- a CDS encoding amino acid ABC transporter ATP-binding protein — protein sequence MISVRKISKFFGNHQVLKEVSMEIYPQEVVVIIGPSGSGKSTLLRCLNYLEDVNSGEIYIEGVRLNHKKTDINLIRREVGMVFQQFNLFPHKTVLENITLAPMKVRKISRQEAESRAYQLLKKVGLEEKAASFPEELSGGQQQRVAIARALAMQPKIMLFDEPTSALDPEMVKEVLDVMKDLAKEGMTMVVVTHEMGFAREVGDRVIFMDQGALVEEGSPEEIFGSPKNERTRAFLNKVL from the coding sequence ATTATCTCCGTCCGAAAGATCTCGAAGTTTTTCGGGAATCATCAGGTTTTAAAGGAAGTAAGCATGGAGATTTATCCCCAGGAGGTGGTTGTCATCATCGGCCCTTCCGGATCGGGAAAGAGTACGCTCTTGCGCTGCCTTAACTACTTGGAGGACGTAAACAGCGGGGAGATCTATATCGAGGGGGTACGGCTAAATCACAAGAAGACGGATATTAACCTGATCCGCAGGGAGGTGGGGATGGTTTTTCAACAATTTAACCTTTTCCCTCATAAAACGGTGCTGGAGAACATCACCTTAGCTCCCATGAAGGTGAGAAAGATCTCCCGCCAAGAAGCGGAGTCGCGAGCCTATCAACTGTTAAAAAAGGTAGGGTTGGAGGAAAAAGCGGCCAGTTTCCCGGAGGAGCTCTCGGGCGGCCAGCAGCAGAGGGTGGCCATCGCCAGGGCGTTAGCCATGCAACCCAAGATCATGCTCTTCGATGAGCCCACCTCCGCGTTAGATCCGGAGATGGTAAAAGAGGTTTTGGATGTTATGAAGGATCTGGCGAAAGAGGGGATGACCATGGTGGTGGTTACCCATGAGATGGGTTTCGCCAGGGAGGTTGGGGATCGAGTCATTTTTATGGATCAAGGAGCTTTGGTAGAGGAAGGGAGTCCCGAAGAGATCTTTGGTTCTCCCAAGAATGAAAGGACAAGAGCCTTCTTAAACAAAGTTCTTTAA
- a CDS encoding amino acid ABC transporter permease, producing the protein MDFRWDIVWAYRALFLNGIWLTILLTVVGVAFGLILGLLFGLGKISKYKLLSMPSILYITFFRGTPLYVQILLIHFAVIPSIFGESKGPVFSGMVALSLNSGAYIAEIFRAGIQSIGKGQMEAARSLGLTHGQAMAHIILPQAFKRMIPPLGNEFIALLKDSSLLAAISAPELANASRIIQGSTLRPWEAYFPAAVLYLILTLILSRIVHGLERRFSNEGRTS; encoded by the coding sequence ATTGATTTTCGTTGGGATATTGTATGGGCTTACCGGGCCCTATTCTTAAACGGCATTTGGCTTACCATTTTACTTACGGTAGTCGGGGTAGCCTTCGGCCTGATCCTGGGACTCCTCTTTGGGTTGGGAAAAATTTCGAAGTACAAGCTGCTTTCCATGCCCTCTATCCTTTATATTACCTTTTTTCGAGGGACTCCTTTATACGTGCAAATCCTTTTAATTCATTTTGCCGTGATTCCCTCCATTTTTGGTGAATCGAAAGGGCCCGTTTTCTCCGGGATGGTGGCTCTTTCTTTGAACAGTGGAGCCTATATCGCAGAGATCTTTCGGGCGGGTATTCAATCGATCGGAAAGGGACAGATGGAGGCAGCGCGCTCTCTAGGTTTAACCCATGGGCAGGCGATGGCGCATATCATCCTTCCGCAAGCCTTTAAACGGATGATCCCTCCCTTGGGGAATGAATTTATTGCGCTTCTAAAGGATTCCTCTCTCCTGGCTGCCATCTCTGCGCCGGAGTTGGCCAATGCGAGCCGGATTATTCAAGGCTCCACCTTGCGTCCCTGGGAGGCGTATTTTCCTGCTGCCGTCCTCTATTTGATTCTCACACTGATTCTATCCCGCATCGTTCATGGATTAGAAAGGAGATTTTCCAATGAAGGACGCACTTCTTAA
- a CDS encoding basic amino acid ABC transporter substrate-binding protein: protein MRGTRALFPLLILFLAMGLILSACGSKTAAPNEGGSPSAGQTDANGTTSDQGTAKKKYIVGSDAAYAPFESVAPNGEIVGLDIDFVKKLAEVGGFEVEVKNIAWDPLFEAVKNGEVDFAASAITITDERKQTYDFTDPYFVANQLILVPEGSDVTKFEDLKTKRVAVQNSTTGHEAVKKLLGATSPQIKPFESTPLAIQDMLINGSDAVVADNAVVMEFVKQNPDKKLKIIEDPTFEKEYYGLLVKKGNQELLDTLNAAIKKLKENGGLKEIFGQDLK, encoded by the coding sequence ATGAGAGGAACGAGAGCATTATTTCCTTTACTTATTCTCTTTTTAGCAATGGGATTGATCCTTTCCGCATGCGGATCTAAGACAGCTGCGCCAAACGAAGGCGGCTCTCCCTCTGCCGGTCAAACCGACGCGAACGGGACCACTTCCGATCAGGGAACGGCGAAGAAGAAATATATCGTGGGAAGCGATGCCGCTTACGCTCCTTTTGAGTCGGTAGCGCCAAATGGGGAGATCGTAGGACTGGACATTGATTTCGTGAAAAAATTGGCGGAAGTGGGTGGCTTTGAGGTTGAGGTGAAGAATATTGCGTGGGATCCTCTCTTTGAAGCGGTTAAGAACGGAGAAGTAGATTTTGCCGCCTCCGCCATTACGATCACCGATGAGAGGAAACAAACGTACGATTTTACCGATCCTTATTTCGTGGCCAATCAGCTCATTTTGGTGCCGGAAGGGTCCGACGTGACCAAGTTTGAAGACTTAAAGACAAAGAGGGTGGCCGTGCAAAACAGCACCACGGGGCATGAGGCGGTAAAGAAATTGTTGGGAGCCACCAGCCCACAGATTAAACCTTTTGAAAGCACGCCCCTGGCGATTCAGGATATGCTGATTAATGGATCCGATGCGGTGGTGGCCGATAATGCCGTCGTGATGGAATTCGTAAAGCAGAACCCGGACAAGAAATTGAAGATCATCGAAGACCCCACATTTGAAAAGGAGTATTATGGATTATTGGTAAAGAAGGGGAATCAAGAACTCCTTGACACGTTAAATGCTGCGATAAAGAAATTGAAAGAAAACGGTGGGTTGAAGGAGATCTTCGGCCAGGATCTGAAATAA
- the glgB gene encoding 1,4-alpha-glucan branching protein GlgB produces the protein MKPMKPSQEDIYLFHEGTLYFAYLTFGSHPDNENGMDGVRFTVWAPHARSVRVVGDFNRWCGDHHEMEHLESGIWHLFIPSLREGELYKYEVITAQGERIFKADPFAFSSELKPKTASVIVDLQKLRKYPWGDQAWQEWKREHPPYESPMNIYEVHFGTWKRKEDGTSLTYREMADSLIDYVSEMGYTHIELLPLMEHPYDRSWGYQITGYYAITSRYGSPEDFQYFVDRCHQKGIGVILDWVPSHFVKDEHGLGLWDGTPLYEYAETWRAENEGWGTLNFDLGKGEVHSFLISNAIFYLDIYHVDGIRVDAVASMLYRDYGKKEGDWVPNQKGGKENLEGIEFLRKLNKAVFHYFPHTLMVAEDSTAWPLVTAPTYAGGLGFNFKWNMGWMNDMLRYMGMDPIYRKHHHNLVTFSFFYAFSENFILPISHDEVVYGKRSLLNKMPGDYWQKFASFRAFLGYMMTHPGKKLLMMGTEFAQWDEWKDESSLDWFLLDQYETHRKAHRYMKELNHFYLTHPALWEWDHKQEGFQWIDANNRDQSILVFTRRGVEERCFLLIVVNFTPVYYESFRIGVPIPGEYKEVFNSDRSIYGGSKKLNSGKLLSEGTAWHGQKHSLEIKVPPLSCIIFEHIEEVKDPCKRSIPRFIPTRRRKK, from the coding sequence ATGAAACCCATGAAACCGAGTCAAGAGGACATCTATCTTTTTCATGAAGGCACCCTTTACTTCGCCTATCTAACTTTCGGTTCACATCCCGACAATGAAAACGGGATGGATGGCGTCCGCTTTACCGTATGGGCTCCTCATGCACGTTCCGTGCGGGTGGTTGGTGATTTTAACCGGTGGTGCGGCGATCATCATGAGATGGAACATCTCGAGTCAGGGATCTGGCACCTCTTTATCCCCTCCCTAAGGGAAGGAGAGCTCTATAAGTATGAGGTGATCACCGCCCAAGGAGAACGAATTTTTAAGGCGGATCCCTTTGCCTTTTCCTCCGAGTTAAAACCAAAAACAGCTTCCGTGATCGTCGATTTGCAAAAATTAAGGAAGTACCCATGGGGCGACCAGGCATGGCAGGAATGGAAGCGGGAACATCCTCCCTATGAAAGCCCGATGAACATCTATGAAGTACACTTTGGAACGTGGAAAAGGAAAGAAGACGGCACCTCCCTCACCTATCGGGAAATGGCCGATTCCCTTATCGATTACGTCTCCGAGATGGGATATACTCACATCGAGCTTCTCCCCCTGATGGAACATCCATATGACCGGTCCTGGGGTTACCAAATCACCGGATATTATGCGATAACCAGCCGCTATGGGTCACCGGAAGACTTTCAATATTTCGTAGATCGTTGCCATCAAAAAGGGATTGGAGTGATCCTCGACTGGGTTCCCAGCCATTTCGTCAAGGACGAACATGGGCTTGGCCTTTGGGACGGAACTCCCCTTTATGAATATGCGGAAACTTGGAGAGCCGAAAATGAAGGGTGGGGAACGCTCAATTTCGATTTGGGCAAGGGAGAAGTACATAGCTTTCTCATCTCGAACGCCATATTCTACCTCGATATTTATCATGTGGACGGGATTCGGGTGGATGCGGTGGCCTCCATGCTCTACCGGGATTATGGAAAGAAAGAGGGAGATTGGGTTCCCAATCAAAAGGGAGGAAAAGAGAACCTGGAAGGGATTGAATTCCTTCGCAAGCTGAATAAGGCGGTCTTTCATTATTTCCCCCACACCTTGATGGTGGCCGAAGACTCCACGGCCTGGCCTCTGGTTACCGCTCCCACCTATGCGGGAGGATTAGGATTTAACTTTAAATGGAACATGGGTTGGATGAATGATATGCTCCGTTATATGGGAATGGATCCCATCTATCGTAAACATCACCATAATCTGGTTACGTTCTCTTTCTTCTACGCTTTCTCCGAAAATTTCATCCTTCCCATCTCCCACGACGAGGTGGTATACGGCAAGCGCTCCCTTCTCAATAAGATGCCGGGCGATTATTGGCAAAAATTTGCCTCTTTCCGGGCTTTCTTGGGCTATATGATGACACATCCGGGGAAGAAGCTCTTGATGATGGGAACCGAATTCGCTCAATGGGACGAGTGGAAAGATGAAAGTTCCCTCGATTGGTTCCTCTTGGATCAATATGAAACCCACCGGAAAGCCCACCGATATATGAAGGAGCTAAATCATTTCTATCTTACCCACCCCGCCCTTTGGGAATGGGATCACAAGCAGGAAGGCTTCCAGTGGATTGATGCCAACAATCGGGATCAGAGCATCCTCGTCTTTACCCGCCGGGGAGTAGAGGAACGTTGTTTCCTTCTTATCGTCGTTAATTTTACGCCTGTGTACTACGAGTCATTTCGTATTGGTGTTCCAATTCCTGGAGAATATAAAGAAGTGTTTAACAGCGATCGTTCCATATATGGTGGGTCCAAAAAATTGAATTCCGGAAAGCTCCTCTCGGAAGGGACCGCATGGCACGGACAAAAGCACAGTCTAGAGATAAAGGTTCCTCCTCTTTCCTGCATCATTTTCGAACACATCGAAGAAGTGAAAGATCCATGCAAGAGGAGCATACCCCGTTTTATCCCTACCCGCCGGCGAAAAAAGTGA
- the glgA gene encoding glycogen synthase GlgA, protein MKVLFAAAECTPFVKTGGLGEVIGSLPKELKKNGVDARVILPKYGAIGEDFRKQMRLLREFTVPLSWRQQYGGIYELVWNGIPYYFIDNEYYFKRDAIYGFGGAMDEGERFAYFSKAVLESILHLDWTPDLLHLHDWQTALIPVFYHAFYRYSPLYEGMKMILTIHNLKYQGVFSSNLLTDVLGIGWEYFTPDRLEYYGNLNFLKGGIAFADAITTVSKSYAEEIQNPYFGEGLDGLLRARTSRLFGIVNGIDYDSYNPEKDLSLPYPYRDNPEEKQKNKAPVQERFHLPVGKEHMMVIMVTRLVEQKGIDLIMRVLPEMMEEDVQLIIFGSGEARYEGFFRHAEHLYPDQLRIHTKYEDELARQLYGAGDLLLMPSRFEPCGISQMIAMRYLTVPLVRETGGLKDTVQAYNPATGEGDGFTFHDYNAHELLYAFRRATQLYKDQEAWGKLLKNLLKKDCSWSTSARSYRELYEKVLHGGGS, encoded by the coding sequence ATGAAAGTTCTCTTTGCTGCCGCGGAATGTACGCCATTCGTTAAAACAGGGGGATTGGGAGAGGTCATCGGCTCGCTGCCAAAGGAACTAAAGAAAAATGGTGTGGATGCCCGGGTGATTCTCCCCAAATATGGCGCGATCGGGGAAGATTTCCGAAAACAAATGCGCCTCCTGCGGGAGTTTACGGTTCCCCTCAGCTGGCGCCAGCAATATGGGGGAATCTACGAACTGGTTTGGAACGGCATTCCTTACTATTTCATCGATAACGAATACTATTTCAAGAGGGATGCCATTTACGGCTTCGGTGGTGCTATGGATGAAGGAGAACGGTTTGCTTACTTCTCCAAAGCGGTGTTGGAATCGATTCTCCACCTGGATTGGACCCCTGACCTTCTTCATCTCCACGATTGGCAAACGGCCCTCATTCCCGTCTTTTATCATGCATTTTACCGTTATTCACCCCTCTATGAAGGAATGAAAATGATTCTTACCATTCATAATTTGAAGTACCAAGGGGTGTTCTCCTCCAACCTCCTGACCGATGTTTTAGGCATAGGATGGGAATATTTTACTCCGGATAGACTGGAATACTATGGGAATCTTAACTTCTTGAAGGGTGGAATCGCCTTTGCCGATGCCATCACCACCGTAAGCAAATCTTACGCGGAAGAGATCCAAAATCCTTATTTTGGCGAAGGACTGGATGGCTTGCTCCGGGCACGCACCTCTCGCCTCTTCGGTATCGTAAACGGCATCGACTACGATTCATACAATCCCGAAAAAGACCTTTCCCTTCCCTACCCTTACCGCGACAATCCGGAGGAGAAACAGAAAAATAAAGCGCCTGTACAAGAGAGGTTTCATCTGCCCGTGGGAAAAGAGCACATGATGGTGATCATGGTCACCCGCCTCGTGGAACAAAAAGGGATCGACTTGATCATGCGGGTTTTGCCGGAAATGATGGAAGAGGATGTACAGCTTATTATCTTCGGTTCCGGAGAAGCAAGATATGAAGGATTCTTCCGTCATGCGGAGCACTTGTATCCAGACCAGCTCCGCATACATACAAAATATGAGGATGAATTGGCCCGCCAATTATACGGTGCAGGCGATCTTCTCCTAATGCCCTCCCGCTTTGAACCCTGCGGAATCAGCCAGATGATCGCCATGCGCTACCTCACCGTACCTCTGGTGCGGGAGACGGGAGGACTAAAAGATACGGTTCAAGCTTATAATCCGGCGACCGGCGAGGGAGATGGATTTACCTTCCACGACTATAATGCCCATGAACTGTTGTACGCTTTCCGTCGAGCAACGCAATTATACAAAGACCAAGAGGCATGGGGGAAATTGTTGAAAAATCTATTAAAAAAGGATTGCAGCTGGTCTACATCCGCTCGCTCGTATAGAGAACTGTATGAGAAAGTTTTACATGGAGGTGGTTCGTAA
- a CDS encoding glycogen/starch/alpha-glucan phosphorylase — protein MFRDKESFKQAFQERLESFYGKSLTETTQLERYSTLANMVREHVSTDWIQTNRLYKKTGAKKVYYISMEFLMGRLLRSYLIHLGIYDLCAEGLEDLGISLRALEEEERDPGLGSGGLGRLAADFLDSMAALKLPGHAYGIRYRNGLFEQKIVDGYQVEVPDYWLQEGYDWEVRRFDRSVEVHFGGKVWMEKVRGRLFFHHEGYESVLAVPYYVPIVGYRNKIVNTLRLWSAESIFKEFNINALSERDYTRMMDYKRSTEAISGFLYPADSTLSGKILRIKQQYFLVSASLQDLIKRYKRMGGDLRRLPEKIAIHINDTHPSLAIPEMMRILMDEEGFGWEEAWNLTVQTFSYTNHTILAEALEKWPIDMIQKLLPRIYMIIHEINERFCQDLWKKHPGDWDRIHQMAVEADGQVKMAHLAIVGSHSVNGVSEIHTDILKEKVMNLFYQETPQKFNNKTNGISHRRWLLTANPRLSRLISEQIGGGWIENPLGLNRLLDVLDNCSFLDELQKVKRKNKEELSSYVKRKYGIPIDPASIFDAHIKRIHAYKRQLLNILHVFYLYLRLKEEPNREMVPHTFLFAGKAAPNYYYAKAIIKLIHSVADLVNRDPTVKDRLKVIFLENYGVTLAERIIPAADVSEQISTASQEASGTGNMKFMMNGAITIGTLDGANVEILEAVGEENLFLFGLKAEEVLEYYARGGYQARELYRKDDRIPMVLEPLVSGFFHSGYEEFHALYHSLITDNDPFFVLKDFDSYVSAHERLEKAYLDRDRWNRMSLIQIAQSGRFSSDGTIRKYADEIWEIRSIEESGQIDQPTRSDS, from the coding sequence ATGTTCAGAGATAAGGAGAGTTTTAAACAGGCTTTCCAGGAAAGGTTGGAAAGTTTCTATGGGAAGAGCCTGACAGAAACCACACAGTTGGAACGCTACTCTACTCTGGCCAATATGGTCAGGGAACATGTGAGCACGGATTGGATCCAAACGAACCGCCTTTATAAGAAGACAGGGGCAAAAAAGGTTTATTATATTTCCATGGAATTTCTGATGGGACGTTTGCTCCGCTCTTACCTGATCCATTTGGGCATTTATGACCTTTGCGCCGAAGGCCTGGAGGATTTGGGGATTTCCCTCAGGGCGTTGGAAGAAGAGGAGCGGGACCCCGGACTTGGAAGCGGTGGTCTAGGAAGACTGGCCGCCGATTTCCTTGATTCCATGGCCGCACTCAAACTCCCCGGTCATGCCTATGGGATCCGCTACCGAAACGGCCTTTTTGAACAAAAGATCGTGGACGGGTATCAGGTGGAGGTTCCCGACTATTGGCTGCAAGAGGGATATGATTGGGAGGTTCGCCGTTTCGATCGCTCTGTCGAGGTTCATTTCGGCGGAAAGGTATGGATGGAGAAAGTGAGGGGGCGGCTTTTCTTTCATCACGAAGGATATGAATCGGTTCTCGCCGTCCCGTACTATGTGCCGATCGTCGGATATCGAAACAAAATCGTCAATACGCTCCGTCTCTGGAGCGCAGAATCGATCTTCAAAGAGTTTAACATTAATGCGTTAAGCGAGCGGGATTATACCCGAATGATGGACTATAAACGGTCTACGGAAGCCATCTCCGGTTTCCTCTATCCTGCGGATTCCACTCTCTCAGGCAAAATTCTTCGGATCAAACAGCAATATTTCCTCGTCTCCGCCTCCCTTCAGGATTTGATCAAGCGATATAAACGAATGGGGGGGGACCTTCGCCGCCTTCCTGAGAAGATTGCCATTCACATTAATGACACACATCCCTCCCTGGCGATCCCCGAGATGATGCGCATTCTGATGGATGAAGAAGGTTTTGGCTGGGAGGAAGCCTGGAATCTGACGGTACAAACTTTTTCCTACACGAACCACACCATTCTCGCTGAAGCCTTGGAAAAATGGCCCATCGATATGATTCAAAAACTCTTGCCCCGCATCTATATGATTATCCATGAAATTAACGAACGCTTCTGCCAAGATTTATGGAAAAAACATCCGGGCGACTGGGATCGGATTCATCAGATGGCCGTGGAGGCGGACGGTCAGGTAAAGATGGCCCATCTAGCCATCGTAGGCAGTCACAGCGTAAACGGGGTTTCGGAAATTCATACCGATATTTTGAAGGAAAAGGTGATGAACCTCTTCTACCAGGAGACGCCCCAAAAGTTTAATAATAAGACCAACGGAATCTCCCATCGCCGGTGGCTCCTTACCGCCAATCCCCGATTGAGCCGACTCATCAGCGAGCAAATCGGTGGAGGCTGGATTGAGAATCCTCTAGGTTTAAATCGGCTGCTTGATGTCCTAGACAACTGCTCTTTTCTCGATGAACTGCAAAAGGTAAAACGAAAGAATAAGGAAGAATTGTCCAGCTATGTTAAGAGGAAATATGGGATCCCAATCGACCCTGCTTCCATCTTCGATGCCCATATTAAACGAATCCACGCCTATAAACGGCAGCTTCTAAATATCCTGCACGTCTTTTATCTCTATCTCCGCTTAAAAGAGGAACCGAACCGGGAAATGGTTCCCCACACCTTCCTCTTCGCAGGGAAGGCGGCTCCCAATTATTATTACGCCAAAGCGATCATTAAACTGATCCATAGCGTGGCCGACTTGGTCAATCGGGACCCGACGGTGAAAGACCGCCTGAAAGTGATTTTCCTAGAGAATTATGGAGTTACCTTGGCAGAGCGGATTATCCCTGCGGCCGATGTGAGCGAGCAAATCTCCACCGCCAGCCAAGAAGCCTCCGGGACAGGAAATATGAAGTTCATGATGAATGGAGCCATTACCATCGGCACATTGGACGGGGCCAATGTGGAGATTCTGGAAGCGGTGGGGGAAGAGAATCTCTTCCTCTTCGGCTTGAAAGCGGAAGAGGTTCTGGAGTATTACGCGAGGGGAGGGTATCAAGCCAGGGAACTTTACCGGAAAGATGACCGGATTCCCATGGTTCTCGAACCCCTCGTCAGTGGGTTTTTCCACAGCGGCTATGAGGAATTTCACGCCCTTTACCACTCCCTCATCACCGATAACGATCCCTTCTTCGTCTTAAAGGATTTTGACTCTTATGTGTCGGCCCATGAACGGCTGGAAAAAGCCTACCTTGACAGAGACCGATGGAACCGAATGAGTCTAATCCAAATCGCCCAATCCGGCAGGTTCTCAAGCGACGGAACCATCCGGAAATATGCCGATGAGATTTGGGAAATTAGATCCATAGAGGAGAGCGGACAGATTGATCAACCAACACGAAGTGATTCATGA